In Girardinichthys multiradiatus isolate DD_20200921_A chromosome 18, DD_fGirMul_XY1, whole genome shotgun sequence, a single window of DNA contains:
- the cldne gene encoding claudin e, with protein sequence MVSMGRQMLGFILAIVGFLGTILTCSLPMWKVTAFIGANIVTAQIIWEGLWMNCVIQSTGQMQCKIYDSMLAMPQDLQAARALVVVAIIVSGLAIILAVIGGKCTNFVEEPRTKVRVAIASGVVFICAGVLILVPVCWSANTIIMDFYNPLLTNAQRRELGAALYIGWGTAALLILGGALLCSSCPPKNDVPEYPIKYTGTRSVARSTATSRAYV encoded by the coding sequence ATGGTGTCAATGGGACGACAGATGCTGGGTTTTATCCTTGCCATCGTTGGCTTCTTAGGGACCATCCTCACCTGCTCCCTGCCGATGTGGAAGGTGACGGCCTTCATTGGAGCCAATATTGTGACTGCGCAGATCATCTGGGAAGGCTTATGGATGAACTGTGTGATACAGAGCACCGGGCAGATGCAGTGCAAGATCTATGACTCAATGCTGGCCATGCCTCAAGACCTCCAAGCTGCCAGGGCTCTGGTAGTCGTCGCCATCATCGTGAGTGGATTAGCAATCATCCTGGCTGTCATTGGAGGAAAATGCACCAATTTTGTGGAGGAGCCACGTACCAAAGTCAGAGTGGCCATTGCATCTGGGGTGGTCTTCATCTGTGCTGGAGTTCTTATCCTGGTCCCTGTGTGCTGGTCTGCCAACACCATCATCATGGACTTCTACAACCCTTTGCTGACCAACGCCCAGAGGAGAGAGTTGGGGGCTGCACTCTACATCGGCTGGGGCACAGCTGCACTTCTCATCCTGGGAGGTGCCCTCTTGTGCAGCTCCTGTCCGCCCAAGAATGACGTCCCAGAGTATCCGATCAAGTACACCGGAACCAGATCCGTAGCCAGATCAACAGCCACTAGCCGAGCCTACGTCTGA